A single window of Fibrobacter sp. UWH6 DNA harbors:
- a CDS encoding FISUMP domain-containing protein, translating into MAILVEFSACSNSSEPDDISGNSTTEQGSSSLIEADIPTSCPEKLGENEICDPRDFKIYHTTEIGALIWTSENLRYKVEGSRCFEDNDSNCVKFGRLYNWTQAMDFKPYFLRNTAEDSIKKPYHQGICMPGWHVPDTLEWKYLMSYTDIMKEDPYGFKVLHGGFYNNYFFSYWPDADRFITSTESDEMDYYVDYNQDTFFDETVPQSRVNSFGVDPKDNSINESSKSHGFSLRCVKDTLLMEMIIPSSSSVASSSSIELSSSSEDAPSSSEEVCASVQKESWKYLSSKVKYDVFQDDRDGHCYKSVKIGDQVWMAENLNYVDSIAHPFFAGKTHCLGNDPDSCEIFGRFYTQVAAMKACPEGWHLPFSDEIYTLLETVSDASLKSAEWTWQESPATNESGFSALPLGIFVDEAGYCGDACDVIEEYFFGYGELVNIWSRQKSFLPDDEFSSYLLMFDYAKEPARVDLEERIMGMNVRCVHN; encoded by the coding sequence TTGGCGATTCTAGTCGAGTTCTCCGCATGCAGTAACTCATCCGAGCCCGACGACATTAGCGGAAATTCAACAACCGAGCAAGGTTCTTCTAGCCTCATTGAAGCTGATATTCCAACATCCTGCCCCGAGAAGCTTGGTGAAAATGAAATTTGCGACCCTCGCGATTTCAAGATTTACCACACCACGGAAATTGGCGCACTGATCTGGACATCCGAGAACCTTCGTTACAAGGTCGAGGGTAGCCGCTGTTTCGAAGACAATGATTCAAACTGCGTCAAGTTCGGCCGTCTGTACAATTGGACGCAGGCCATGGATTTTAAACCCTATTTCCTGCGCAACACAGCCGAGGATTCCATCAAAAAGCCCTACCATCAGGGAATCTGTATGCCGGGTTGGCATGTCCCCGACACTCTGGAATGGAAATACCTGATGAGCTATACCGACATCATGAAAGAAGACCCTTACGGTTTCAAGGTTCTCCATGGCGGTTTTTACAACAACTATTTTTTCTCGTACTGGCCTGACGCAGACAGATTCATCACTTCTACCGAAAGTGATGAAATGGACTATTATGTAGACTACAATCAGGATACTTTCTTCGACGAAACGGTACCTCAATCAAGAGTGAACAGTTTCGGCGTCGACCCAAAAGACAACTCCATCAACGAATCCTCCAAATCCCACGGATTTTCTTTACGTTGCGTCAAGGATACCTTGCTCATGGAAATGATCATTCCCTCCAGTTCCTCCGTCGCATCCAGTTCCTCTATTGAGCTGTCCAGTTCATCAGAAGACGCCCCCTCATCCAGTGAAGAAGTCTGCGCCAGTGTACAAAAAGAGAGCTGGAAGTATCTGAGCTCCAAAGTAAAGTATGATGTTTTCCAGGATGACCGAGACGGCCATTGTTACAAGAGTGTCAAAATCGGAGACCAGGTCTGGATGGCAGAAAACCTAAACTATGTCGACTCCATCGCCCACCCCTTCTTTGCAGGGAAAACCCATTGTCTAGGCAACGACCCCGACAGCTGTGAAATCTTTGGACGTTTTTACACCCAGGTGGCGGCCATGAAGGCATGCCCCGAAGGTTGGCATCTTCCGTTCAGTGATGAAATCTACACCCTTCTGGAAACAGTAAGCGACGCCTCCCTTAAGTCAGCGGAATGGACTTGGCAAGAAAGCCCAGCAACAAACGAAAGCGGATTTTCCGCATTGCCCCTTGGAATATTCGTTGACGAGGCGGGCTATTGTGGCGATGCTTGCGACGTGATAGAAGAATATTTCTTTGGTTACGGAGAACTGGTAAATATTTGGAGCCGCCAAAAGTCTTTCCTCCCTGACGATGAATTCTCTTCCTATCTATTAATGTTCGATTACGCCAAGGAACCCGCAAGAGTCGACCTCGAAGAACGAATCATGGGAATGAACGTTCGCTGCGTCCACAACTAA
- a CDS encoding FprA family A-type flavoprotein: MFSYEMKVTDSIKYVGVNDHEIDLFEGQFEVPLGMAYNSYVIMDEQIAVMDSVDQNFGEQWLKNIAETIGDKQPAYLVVHHMEMDHSANIKLFMEKYPAAKIVSSKMAFTMMKNFFGTDFADRQVVAGEGTKLELGAHTLNFVTAANVHWPEVIMSYESSEKVLFSADAFGKFGANDVEDPEGWACEARRYYFGIVGKFGANAQAVLAKLSDIPVEKICALHGPTIVGNVEEYLNYYKIWTNYDVESEGVMIAYTSVYGNTKQAVEKLAEILKAKGCKKVVVSDLAREDTYECIENAFRYGKLVLATTTYNTGVFPKMREFIDHLLERNYQKRTIAFMENGSWAPAAAKNMATMFDAAKDITIAQNKVSIKIAMKDDNIAQMEKLADELLA; encoded by the coding sequence ATGTTCTCTTACGAAATGAAAGTGACCGACTCTATTAAGTACGTTGGTGTCAACGACCACGAAATCGACCTTTTCGAAGGCCAGTTCGAAGTGCCCCTGGGCATGGCCTACAACTCCTACGTCATCATGGATGAACAGATCGCCGTGATGGATTCGGTAGACCAGAATTTTGGAGAACAATGGCTTAAGAATATCGCCGAGACCATTGGCGACAAGCAGCCCGCTTACCTGGTGGTCCACCACATGGAAATGGACCATTCCGCAAACATCAAACTGTTTATGGAAAAGTATCCCGCCGCAAAGATCGTCTCTTCCAAGATGGCCTTCACCATGATGAAGAACTTCTTTGGAACCGACTTTGCCGATCGTCAGGTTGTAGCCGGCGAAGGCACCAAGCTGGAACTGGGCGCACACACCCTGAACTTCGTTACTGCCGCCAACGTCCACTGGCCCGAAGTCATCATGAGCTATGAATCCAGCGAAAAGGTCCTGTTCTCAGCAGACGCTTTCGGCAAGTTCGGCGCTAACGACGTTGAAGACCCGGAAGGCTGGGCCTGCGAAGCCCGCCGCTACTACTTCGGCATCGTAGGAAAGTTCGGCGCCAACGCCCAGGCTGTGCTTGCAAAGCTTTCTGACATTCCCGTAGAAAAGATTTGCGCCCTCCACGGTCCCACCATCGTGGGCAACGTAGAAGAGTACCTGAACTACTACAAGATCTGGACCAACTACGACGTGGAATCTGAAGGCGTCATGATCGCCTACACCTCTGTCTATGGCAACACCAAGCAGGCTGTAGAAAAGCTGGCAGAAATCCTGAAGGCCAAGGGCTGCAAGAAGGTAGTCGTCTCTGACCTTGCCCGCGAAGACACCTACGAATGCATCGAGAACGCCTTCCGTTACGGCAAGCTGGTTCTGGCCACCACCACCTACAACACCGGCGTGTTCCCCAAGATGCGCGAATTCATCGACCACCTGCTGGAACGCAACTACCAGAAGCGCACCATCGCCTTCATGGAAAACGGTTCCTGGGCCCCCGCCGCCGCCAAGAACATGGCCACTATGTTCGATGCCGCCAAGGACATCACCATCGCCCAGAACAAGGTCAGCATCAAAATCGCCATGAAGGACGATAACATCGCCCAGATGGAAAAGCTGGCCGACGAACTGTTGGCATAA
- a CDS encoding fibrobacter succinogenes major paralogous domain-containing protein, with translation MLNYTKKSFCTCLLASILASVFLTACGDSDSGSPNSPEENQANSSNSLSIAQCEDRYGISGSNSWSKTITDSSLIKDVACSKATEFIDQKGGVQTVCHELTYNSEYNRLEIFLSSEYGYRKVWVTLDGCKYNLGSDGDFNTLIAKAPEWKLDGCLCKEEKGETYYRNSAPKILAESSSSMAEEESSSSMEYPRESSSSIAYVPPSEAVAGTMVDKRDNREYKTVTIGSQTWMAENLAYAYTEPTKTQDSSSFCNSEAEGNCEKYGRLYLWSAAMDSAAVFSESGKGCGYDYRKCANEDNKGTVRGICPEGWHLPNVNEYQVLFTAIGGHKIPGYPDWTNVEKSLKSLDGWSEYNNRDANGYDDYGFCVLPAGRADDIGEINPYDQGGVAFFWTSDRRNDFVAEIITFENWTPNVSNSGVGSDSFLSIRCIKD, from the coding sequence ATGCTAAACTATACGAAAAAGTCTTTTTGCACCTGCCTGCTTGCATCGATCCTTGCATCGGTCTTCCTTACAGCCTGCGGCGATAGCGACTCAGGAAGTCCGAATTCGCCGGAGGAAAACCAGGCTAATTCTTCCAACAGTCTGTCTATAGCCCAATGCGAAGATCGTTATGGCATTTCCGGAAGTAACTCCTGGTCGAAAACGATCACCGACTCATCCTTGATCAAGGACGTTGCCTGTTCCAAGGCTACGGAATTCATCGACCAGAAGGGTGGCGTTCAGACGGTTTGTCACGAATTAACATACAATTCCGAATATAACCGCCTGGAAATATTCCTTTCGTCTGAATATGGCTATAGGAAAGTCTGGGTTACCCTTGACGGTTGTAAATACAATTTAGGAAGCGACGGCGACTTCAACACCTTGATCGCAAAGGCCCCTGAATGGAAACTGGACGGATGCCTCTGCAAGGAAGAAAAGGGCGAGACCTATTATCGCAACAGCGCACCGAAAATCTTAGCGGAAAGTTCCAGTTCCATGGCCGAAGAGGAATCTTCCTCAAGCATGGAATACCCCAGGGAATCTTCCAGCAGCATCGCCTACGTGCCGCCCTCAGAAGCTGTCGCTGGAACCATGGTCGATAAGCGGGACAATCGCGAATACAAAACCGTGACCATCGGCAGTCAAACCTGGATGGCCGAAAATCTTGCATACGCCTATACGGAACCCACAAAGACACAGGACTCCTCCAGTTTCTGCAACAGTGAAGCTGAAGGAAATTGCGAAAAATACGGCCGTCTTTACCTATGGTCTGCTGCCATGGATTCCGCAGCCGTATTTTCAGAAAGCGGTAAAGGCTGCGGCTACGATTACAGGAAATGCGCTAACGAAGATAACAAGGGCACAGTCCGTGGAATCTGTCCTGAAGGCTGGCATCTGCCCAACGTCAATGAATATCAGGTCCTATTTACCGCCATCGGAGGACATAAAATACCGGGATATCCTGATTGGACCAATGTTGAAAAATCACTGAAGTCCCTTGATGGCTGGAGTGAATACAACAATCGCGACGCAAACGGTTATGACGACTACGGATTCTGCGTGCTACCGGCCGGCCGCGCCGATGACATAGGAGAAATCAATCCCTATGATCAAGGTGGCGTAGCCTTTTTCTGGACATCCGATCGCAGAAATGATTTCGTGGCCGAAATCATAACATTCGAAAATTGGACCCCGAACGTTAGCAATAGCGGAGTAGGCTCAGATTCATTTCTTTCTATTCGTTGCATAAAGGACTAG